A genomic region of Halomonas aestuarii contains the following coding sequences:
- a CDS encoding DNA topoisomerase III — MRLIIAEKPSLGRAIADALPGRPRRQDGALVMGDTTVTWCLGHLLEQAPPDAYDPALKQWRLDHLPILPSRWKLMPRPKARGQLAVIRKLLKDAREVVHAGDPDREGQLLVQEVIEHLGWKGPVSRLLVSDLNRPAVQRALARLEDNARFDPLYRAAQSRARADWLYGINLTRAWTVSGRQAGHDGVLSVGRVQTPVLGLVVRRDAEIRDFRPKPFFVLWADLAVERGRLRAWWQPGEAHSLDDQGRLLSRQPAAELAERLPGAEGRLTSLERQERRQAAPLPYSLSALQVDAARRHGLSAKSTLDICQRLYERHQLITYPRSDCRYLPEEHWAAARATLESACRPDDTLRGWLAGADFSRRSKAWNDGKVGAHHALAPTGKPAELSRLEKAEADVFRLIARNVLAQFYPPLALREVKADFLILDEPFRAKGQELLDPGWKPLFTTRDEAPPLPPLTEGEACRVEEAGVEDRETRPPEPFTDASLIKAMMNIARYVDDPAVRRTLREHDGLGTEATRAGIIETLVERGYLVRQAKALRASRLGSALIASLPEAVGRPERTALWEQRLSAIAEQGDDPAPFLTALIEDLHGLLDAADAGRIRAALESARGEQAPAPRGKRRGAPRRRTGSARRPRRR, encoded by the coding sequence ATGCGCCTGATCATCGCCGAGAAACCGAGCCTGGGGCGGGCCATCGCCGACGCGCTGCCCGGTCGCCCCCGCCGCCAGGACGGGGCCCTGGTGATGGGAGACACCACGGTCACCTGGTGCCTGGGCCACCTGCTGGAACAGGCCCCGCCGGATGCCTACGACCCCGCCCTCAAGCAGTGGCGCCTCGACCACCTGCCGATCCTGCCGAGCCGCTGGAAGCTGATGCCCCGACCGAAGGCCCGCGGCCAGCTGGCGGTGATCCGCAAGCTGCTCAAGGACGCCCGCGAGGTGGTCCATGCCGGCGACCCGGACCGCGAGGGCCAGTTGCTGGTCCAGGAGGTGATCGAGCACTTGGGCTGGAAGGGGCCGGTGTCGCGCCTGCTGGTCAGCGACCTCAACCGCCCGGCGGTGCAGCGGGCGCTGGCCCGCCTCGAAGACAATGCCCGCTTCGACCCGCTCTACCGGGCGGCCCAGTCACGCGCCCGGGCCGACTGGCTCTACGGCATCAACCTGACCCGCGCCTGGACGGTGTCCGGTCGCCAGGCCGGCCACGACGGGGTGCTCTCGGTGGGGCGGGTGCAGACCCCGGTGCTGGGACTGGTGGTGCGCCGCGACGCCGAGATTCGCGACTTCCGGCCCAAGCCCTTCTTCGTGCTGTGGGCCGACCTCGCCGTTGAACGGGGACGGCTGCGGGCCTGGTGGCAGCCGGGCGAGGCCCACTCTCTCGACGACCAGGGACGACTGCTGTCGCGCCAGCCCGCCGCCGAGCTGGCCGAGCGCCTGCCCGGCGCCGAGGGGCGGCTCACCTCGCTCGAGCGCCAGGAGCGGCGCCAGGCCGCTCCCCTTCCCTACTCGCTCTCGGCCCTGCAGGTGGACGCGGCCCGCCGCCACGGGCTCTCCGCCAAGTCGACCCTGGACATCTGCCAGCGCCTCTACGAGCGCCATCAGCTGATCACCTACCCGCGCTCGGACTGTCGCTACCTCCCCGAGGAACACTGGGCCGCGGCGCGCGCCACCCTGGAGAGCGCCTGCCGACCCGACGACACCCTGCGCGGCTGGCTCGCCGGCGCGGACTTCTCGCGACGCTCGAAGGCCTGGAACGACGGCAAGGTCGGCGCGCACCATGCCCTGGCGCCCACCGGCAAGCCCGCAGAACTCTCGCGGCTCGAGAAGGCCGAGGCGGACGTCTTCCGGCTGATCGCCCGCAACGTGCTGGCCCAGTTCTACCCGCCGCTCGCCCTGCGCGAGGTCAAGGCGGACTTCCTGATCCTCGACGAGCCCTTCCGCGCCAAGGGACAGGAGCTCCTCGACCCCGGCTGGAAGCCGCTGTTCACCACCCGCGATGAGGCGCCCCCCCTGCCCCCGCTCACCGAGGGCGAGGCCTGCCGGGTGGAAGAAGCCGGCGTGGAGGACCGCGAGACTCGCCCCCCCGAACCCTTCACCGACGCCAGCCTGATTAAGGCGATGATGAACATCGCCCGCTACGTCGACGACCCGGCGGTGCGACGCACCCTGCGCGAGCATGACGGTCTGGGCACGGAGGCGACCCGCGCCGGCATCATCGAGACCCTGGTGGAACGCGGCTACCTGGTGCGCCAGGCCAAGGCGCTGCGCGCCAGCCGGCTGGGCAGCGCGCTGATCGCCTCGCTGCCCGAGGCGGTGGGCCGCCCCGAGCGCACCGCGCTGTGGGAACAGCGGCTGAGCGCCATCGCCGAGCAGGGAGACGACCCGGCCCCCTTCCTGACGGCGCTGATCGAGGACCTCCACGGCCTGCTCGACGCGGCGGATGCCGGGAGGATACGCGCGGCCCTGGAGAGTGCCCGGGGCGAACAGGCCCCCGCTCCCCGCGGCAAGCGCCGGGGCGCCCCGCGCCGCCGGACCGGCTCCGCCCGACGGCCACGGCGCCGCTGA
- the ppc gene encoding phosphoenolpyruvate carboxylase encodes MSHDLHESLRDNVRILGDSLGRTIADDLGPGFVDRIEAIRSFAKRGRQGEHGSQRELIEYLRKLPDRDLLPVTRAFNQFLNLANIAEQHYRARFRRVEDYRPGTQPVLSELLERARGAGHSPRKLVESLAGMRVELVLTAHPTEVIRRTLIQKYDAIDDCLTAIESSTDYPERGVRAQGRLEELISQAWHTDEIRHERPTPVDEAKWGFAVIENSLWQAVPDFHRDLDNLLLETAGERLPLDAAPIRFASWMGGDRDGNPNVTAKVTREVLLLGRWMAADLYLRDLEQLKAELSMWKANSALRAEVGEVAEPYRELLKRLVTRVEATRDWAKAELDGRSVDDGPIIETRDQLYAPLLACYRSLCDVGLDTIANGVLLDTLRRVAVFGVTLTKLDLRQEASRHAQVMEELTDGLALGHYRDWDEAQRQEFLLAELASRRPLIPRRWECSSESREVIDTFRVIASEHREALGTYIISMAAKPSDVLAVALLMKEVGGTVSLPIAPLFETLDDLDHAGEVIDHLLSLPGYRALAGDSQEVMIGYSDSAKDAGQLAAAWAQYRAQETLVEICQRHGVDLTLFHGRGGTVGRGGGPAHAAILSQPPGSVNGSLRVTEQGEMIRFKFGQPEIALRSMEIYACAVLEASLLPPPAPRAEWRREMDHLAEVAHRAYVGVVREDPDFVPYFRSVTPEGALGRLPLGSRPTKRRQDGGVETLRAIPWIFAWTQTRLMLPAWLGSGEAFSERMQEPGGLELLREMREQWPFFGTYLDMLEMLLAKADVDIAAYYEHRLVDEPALKALGERLRKRFMRLQDAVLQVLDQQELLQETPLIRQAIDVRNPYIDPLHGLQAELLQRNRDADGAISADLSRALMVTMAGIAAGLRNTG; translated from the coding sequence ATGAGCCATGACCTGCATGAATCGCTGCGTGACAATGTCCGTATCCTGGGCGACAGCCTCGGGCGCACCATCGCCGATGACCTGGGTCCGGGGTTCGTCGACCGCATCGAGGCCATCCGCAGCTTCGCCAAGCGCGGCCGCCAGGGTGAGCACGGCAGCCAGCGCGAGCTGATCGAGTACCTGCGCAAGCTGCCGGACCGCGACCTGCTGCCGGTCACCCGCGCCTTCAACCAGTTCCTCAACCTGGCCAACATCGCGGAGCAGCACTACCGGGCGCGCTTTCGCCGGGTGGAGGACTACCGGCCCGGGACCCAGCCGGTGCTGTCCGAGCTGCTCGAGCGGGCAAGGGGCGCCGGCCACTCGCCGCGCAAGCTGGTCGAGAGCCTCGCCGGCATGCGCGTCGAGCTGGTGCTCACCGCCCATCCCACCGAGGTCATCCGGCGCACCCTGATCCAGAAGTACGACGCCATCGACGACTGCCTGACCGCCATCGAGTCCTCCACCGACTACCCGGAGCGCGGCGTGCGCGCCCAGGGGCGGTTGGAGGAGCTGATCAGCCAGGCCTGGCACACCGACGAGATCCGTCACGAGCGGCCGACCCCAGTGGACGAGGCCAAGTGGGGCTTCGCGGTCATCGAGAACTCCCTGTGGCAGGCCGTGCCCGATTTCCATCGCGACCTCGACAACCTGCTGCTGGAGACCGCCGGCGAGCGCCTGCCGCTGGATGCCGCGCCGATCCGCTTCGCCTCCTGGATGGGCGGCGACCGCGACGGCAATCCCAACGTCACGGCCAAGGTGACCCGGGAAGTGCTGCTGCTGGGCCGCTGGATGGCCGCTGACCTCTACCTGCGGGACCTGGAGCAGCTCAAGGCCGAGCTCTCCATGTGGAAGGCCAACAGCGCCCTCAGGGCCGAGGTGGGCGAGGTGGCCGAGCCGTATCGCGAGTTGCTCAAGCGCCTGGTGACTCGCGTCGAGGCGACGCGGGACTGGGCCAAGGCCGAGCTGGATGGCCGCAGCGTCGATGACGGCCCCATCATCGAGACCCGCGACCAGCTCTATGCTCCCCTGCTGGCCTGCTACCGGTCGCTGTGCGACGTGGGCCTGGACACCATCGCCAACGGCGTGCTGCTCGATACCCTGCGGCGCGTCGCCGTGTTCGGCGTGACCCTGACAAAGCTCGACCTGCGCCAGGAGGCCAGTCGCCATGCCCAGGTGATGGAGGAGCTCACCGACGGCCTGGCACTCGGCCACTACCGCGACTGGGACGAGGCGCAGCGCCAGGAGTTCCTGCTCGCCGAACTGGCGTCCCGGCGTCCGCTGATCCCCAGGCGCTGGGAGTGCTCGTCGGAGTCCCGGGAGGTCATCGACACCTTTCGCGTCATCGCCTCCGAGCATCGCGAGGCGCTCGGGACCTACATCATCTCCATGGCCGCCAAGCCCTCCGACGTGCTGGCCGTGGCCCTGCTGATGAAGGAGGTGGGCGGCACGGTCAGCCTGCCCATCGCCCCCCTGTTCGAGACCCTCGACGACCTCGACCACGCCGGCGAGGTCATTGACCACCTGCTGTCGCTGCCGGGCTATCGCGCCCTGGCGGGCGACAGTCAGGAGGTGATGATCGGCTACTCGGATTCCGCCAAGGACGCCGGCCAGCTGGCCGCCGCCTGGGCCCAGTATCGGGCTCAGGAAACCCTGGTGGAGATCTGCCAACGCCATGGCGTCGACCTGACGCTCTTCCACGGTCGCGGCGGCACCGTGGGTCGCGGCGGCGGCCCGGCCCACGCGGCCATCCTCTCCCAGCCGCCAGGGTCGGTGAACGGCAGCCTGCGGGTCACTGAGCAGGGCGAGATGATCCGCTTCAAGTTCGGTCAGCCGGAGATCGCCCTGCGCTCCATGGAGATCTATGCCTGCGCGGTGCTCGAGGCGAGCCTGCTGCCGCCGCCGGCGCCGCGGGCGGAGTGGCGCAGGGAAATGGACCACCTGGCCGAGGTGGCCCATCGCGCTTACGTGGGCGTGGTGCGCGAGGACCCGGATTTCGTCCCCTACTTCCGTTCGGTGACCCCGGAGGGGGCGCTGGGTCGCCTGCCGCTGGGGTCACGGCCCACCAAACGGCGCCAGGACGGCGGGGTGGAGACCCTGCGGGCCATTCCATGGATCTTCGCCTGGACCCAGACCCGCCTGATGCTCCCGGCCTGGCTGGGCAGCGGCGAGGCATTCAGCGAGCGCATGCAGGAGCCGGGCGGCCTCGAGCTGCTCCGGGAGATGCGCGAGCAGTGGCCCTTCTTCGGCACCTACCTGGACATGCTGGAGATGCTTCTGGCCAAGGCCGACGTCGACATCGCCGCCTACTACGAGCACCGCCTGGTGGACGAGCCGGCCCTGAAGGCGCTGGGGGAGCGGCTGCGGAAGCGCTTCATGCGGCTCCAGGACGCGGTGTTGCAGGTGCTCGACCAGCAGGAACTGCTGCAGGAGACGCCGCTGATCCGTCAGGCAATCGACGTGCGCAATCCCTACATCGATCCGCTGCATGGCCTCCAGGCCGAGCTGCTGCAGCGCAACCGCGACGCCGACGGGGCCATCAGCGCGGACCTCTCCCGGGCCCTGATGGTCACCATGGCGGGCATCGCGGCCGGGCTACGCAATACCGGCTGA
- the mazG gene encoding nucleoside triphosphate pyrophosphohydrolase encodes MSDPRHELDQLLELMAVLRDPVQGCPWDVRQDWDSIVPHTLEEAYEVADAIERRAWDELPGELGDLLFQVVYYSQFAAEEGRFDFHDVVHTLTDKMLHRHPHVFPDGTLASRREGVSAAEVETQQVHSRWESLKAEERAERARHEAEAHSVLDDVPGTLPALSRAAKLSKRAARVGFDWPDARGVLAKIREELDEVEQALAEDDRQHAAEEVGDLLFAVTNLARTLKADPEQCLRHTNAKFERRFRHVEAALDAEGVPLREAGLEAMERHWQSAKRHDTPLKELPQGETRP; translated from the coding sequence ATGAGCGATCCCCGCCACGAGCTGGACCAGCTGCTGGAGCTGATGGCCGTGCTGCGCGACCCCGTCCAGGGCTGCCCCTGGGACGTCAGGCAGGACTGGGACTCCATCGTGCCCCACACCCTCGAGGAGGCCTACGAGGTGGCCGACGCCATCGAGCGGCGCGCCTGGGACGAGCTGCCCGGCGAACTCGGCGACCTGCTTTTCCAGGTGGTCTACTACAGCCAGTTCGCGGCCGAGGAGGGGCGCTTCGACTTCCATGACGTGGTGCACACCCTCACCGACAAGATGCTGCACCGCCACCCCCACGTCTTCCCCGACGGGACCCTGGCCTCGCGACGCGAGGGCGTCAGCGCCGCCGAGGTGGAGACGCAGCAGGTGCACTCCCGCTGGGAGTCCCTCAAGGCCGAGGAGCGCGCGGAGCGAGCCCGCCACGAGGCCGAGGCCCATTCGGTGCTGGACGACGTGCCCGGGACCCTGCCGGCGCTCTCCCGGGCCGCCAAGCTCTCCAAGCGGGCCGCCCGGGTCGGCTTCGACTGGCCCGACGCCCGAGGCGTGCTGGCCAAGATCCGCGAGGAGCTCGACGAGGTCGAGCAGGCCCTGGCCGAGGATGACCGCCAGCATGCCGCGGAGGAGGTGGGCGACCTGCTGTTCGCCGTCACCAATCTGGCGCGTACCCTCAAGGCCGATCCCGAGCAGTGCCTTCGCCACACCAATGCCAAGTTCGAGCGGCGCTTTCGCCATGTGGAGGCGGCCCTCGACGCCGAGGGCGTGCCGCTGCGCGAGGCCGGCCTCGAGGCGATGGAGCGACACTGGCAGTCGGCCAAGCGTCACGACACCCCCCTCAAGGAATTGCCTCAAGGAGAGACCCGGCCATGA
- a CDS encoding ABC1 kinase family protein — translation MRERGRTRRLLGLGAKTGGALIRTRLGGQADWRALGEALFEGLSELKGPAMKLAQIMSQWDDLLPPDLAEELARLQRQAEPMPWTDIRRTLVEEYGDLEARFREIEERPFASASMGQVHRAVTHDGETLVLKVQYPGLAEVLESDLAQVRRLMRLGRWFKVPQARLDALFEELAVSLRGELDYHAEAEALARYRERYAHLDRLVIPEPLPDLSGPRVLAMRYVAGTPLRDLEAADDERRQQVATTLADWLTEELFTHGELHADPHAGNFAADAQGRLVIYDLGAVIPVPAARLTAMMRLLEATLQGDPMAMDGALLELGGRQGQGAPLALYRESAEAVSPLFEPGEQDFGDVRVHRRLRDLSPKVWAAMDRLQPPADTLLLSRTLNGHYWNLVRLGARLDMDTRTRPLFARAKA, via the coding sequence ATGCGCGAACGTGGCCGCACCCGGCGCCTGCTGGGACTCGGTGCCAAGACGGGAGGAGCGCTGATCCGCACCCGTCTCGGCGGTCAGGCCGACTGGCGGGCCCTGGGAGAGGCCCTCTTCGAGGGGCTGTCCGAGCTGAAGGGGCCGGCCATGAAGCTGGCCCAGATCATGTCCCAGTGGGACGACCTCCTGCCGCCGGACCTGGCCGAGGAGCTCGCCCGGCTTCAGCGCCAGGCCGAGCCCATGCCCTGGACCGACATCCGGCGCACCCTGGTCGAGGAGTACGGTGACCTCGAGGCCCGCTTCCGAGAGATCGAGGAGCGGCCCTTCGCCAGCGCCTCCATGGGCCAGGTGCATCGTGCCGTGACCCACGACGGCGAGACCCTGGTGCTCAAGGTCCAGTACCCCGGCCTCGCCGAGGTGCTGGAGAGCGACCTGGCCCAGGTGCGTCGGCTGATGCGCCTGGGCCGCTGGTTCAAGGTGCCCCAGGCGCGCCTCGATGCCCTGTTCGAGGAGCTGGCGGTGAGCCTGCGCGGCGAGCTGGACTACCACGCCGAGGCCGAGGCGCTGGCCCGCTACCGCGAGCGCTACGCCCATCTCGATCGCCTGGTCATCCCCGAGCCGCTGCCTGACCTCTCCGGCCCTCGGGTGCTGGCCATGCGCTACGTGGCGGGCACCCCGCTACGTGACCTGGAGGCCGCCGATGACGAGCGGCGCCAGCAGGTGGCCACGACCCTGGCCGACTGGCTGACCGAGGAGCTCTTCACCCACGGCGAACTGCATGCCGACCCCCACGCCGGCAACTTCGCCGCGGATGCGCAGGGCCGCCTGGTGATCTACGACCTCGGCGCGGTGATCCCGGTACCCGCGGCGCGGCTGACGGCGATGATGCGCCTGCTCGAGGCGACCCTCCAGGGCGACCCCATGGCCATGGACGGGGCGCTGCTCGAGCTGGGCGGCCGCCAGGGGCAGGGCGCTCCGCTGGCGCTCTACCGGGAGTCGGCCGAGGCGGTGTCGCCCCTGTTCGAGCCTGGCGAGCAGGACTTCGGCGACGTGCGGGTGCACCGTCGCCTGCGCGACCTGAGCCCGAAGGTCTGGGCCGCCATGGACCGCCTGCAGCCCCCGGCGGACACCCTGCTGCTCTCGCGCACCCTCAACGGCCACTACTGGAACCTGGTGCGCCTCGGCGCGCGGCTCGACATGGACACCCGGACCCGCCCGCTGTTTGCCCGCGCGAAGGCCTGA
- a CDS encoding ketopantoate reductase family protein translates to MTHTRHWIVGPGALGRLIALRLAEDAAVTLIGRRTIPVVQTLLTPEQSSLVRRVEVARIDALPREVPDVVHLTTKAHGAEAAHRALAGQLPAGTPLLLWQNGFDCQPRLSARHRGPVLCASTTEGAYVQDEAQVTHAGHGHTFLGSLDGRHGALAGRLAGILSSAGLPTEAVDDIRVRLWRKLAVNAVINPLVAHFGIRNGELRDAPYRDRVEPLLAEVASILTAEGITPPDGEGLEGWRRLVWQVIEATAANRASMLQDVQAGRLTEHEAILAPLLEAAGRHRLAAPHLARHLDTLRARADALAQPPPRC, encoded by the coding sequence ATGACCCACACCAGACATTGGATTGTCGGGCCCGGCGCCTTGGGCCGGCTGATCGCCCTGAGGCTGGCGGAGGACGCTGCGGTGACGCTGATCGGACGACGCACCATCCCCGTCGTCCAGACCCTGCTCACCCCGGAGCAGTCGTCCCTGGTCCGCCGGGTCGAGGTGGCCCGGATCGACGCCCTACCCCGGGAGGTTCCCGATGTCGTGCACCTGACCACCAAGGCGCACGGTGCCGAGGCGGCGCATCGCGCCCTGGCCGGCCAGCTGCCGGCCGGGACTCCCCTGCTGCTGTGGCAGAACGGCTTCGACTGCCAGCCGCGGTTGAGCGCGCGTCATCGGGGGCCGGTGCTCTGTGCCAGCACGACCGAGGGGGCCTACGTCCAGGACGAGGCGCAGGTGACCCATGCCGGGCACGGCCACACCTTCCTGGGCAGCCTCGATGGCCGGCATGGCGCGCTCGCCGGGCGGCTGGCCGGCATCCTCTCGTCGGCCGGCCTGCCGACCGAGGCGGTCGACGACATTCGCGTGCGGCTGTGGCGGAAGCTCGCCGTCAACGCGGTCATCAACCCGCTGGTGGCCCACTTCGGGATCCGCAACGGCGAGCTGCGCGATGCTCCCTACCGCGACAGGGTCGAGCCCCTGCTCGCCGAGGTCGCGTCGATCCTCACCGCCGAGGGCATCACGCCGCCCGACGGTGAGGGGCTCGAAGGCTGGCGGCGCCTGGTGTGGCAGGTCATCGAGGCCACGGCCGCCAATCGCGCCTCCATGCTGCAGGATGTCCAGGCGGGACGGCTCACCGAGCACGAGGCGATCCTCGCCCCGCTGCTCGAGGCGGCCGGGCGCCACCGACTGGCGGCACCGCACCTGGCCCGACACCTCGACACGCTGCGTGCCCGGGCCGACGCATTGGCGCAACCGCCGCCCCGTTGCTAG
- the relA gene encoding GTP diphosphokinase, whose amino-acid sequence MVKVREDQPLTQDGTVDIDQWLTRLQDDVKLRDVEEMRQACELAQHLELASDRPHKAWLKDGSSFRMGLEMADILGELKLDQPALEAAVLYRAVRERLIGLGEVEKRFGHEVARLIDGVLQMAAISTFQAPSQGLIQHDQQDNLRKMLVNLIDDVRVALIKIAERTCALRQVRDAPREKRLQVAREVFDIYAPLAHRLGIGQLKWELEDLSFRYLHEEEYKTIARQLAEKRLDRDRYITEVVETLKSLMSAQGISRYQVDGRAKHIYSIWRKMKRKRIDFSQVHDIRAVRILVPEVTDCYTVLGIVHSRWHHVPNEFDDYIANPKKNGYQSLHTAVLGPENKVLEIQIRTFAMHEEAELGVCAHWRYKGHDTSARSASYEEKIAWLRQVLEWHEEVGDFGDLREGLTSDVAPDRIYVFTPDGHVIDLPRVATPIDFAYRVHTEVGHRCRGAKVNGRIVPLTYRLKTGQQVEILTASKGGPSRDWLNPNLGYVRTSRARAKIQSWFKLQARDRNLEEGRALFEREMKRLDIEDMNLTRLANKVNYPTPDDMYAALGAGDLRIGQVLHQAQQLFGESDDQEQLDRLLAKPRKAPGKGAGSDITVLGVGNLKTSMANCCHPVPGEPIVGFITQGRGVTVHRQDCPNILQLRLDEPQRIIEVEWGERARTQYPVDIEVQAWDRSGLLRDVTGVLSNDRVNVLSVNTLTDTDDGIARMSITVEVDGLETLGRLFSRIQQLPNVIEVRRLRSGGKKGKGKRRAT is encoded by the coding sequence ATGGTTAAAGTGCGTGAGGATCAGCCGTTGACCCAGGACGGGACGGTCGACATCGACCAGTGGCTGACGCGCCTGCAGGACGACGTGAAACTGCGTGACGTCGAGGAGATGCGGCAGGCCTGCGAGCTCGCCCAGCACCTGGAACTTGCCTCCGACCGGCCCCACAAGGCCTGGCTGAAGGATGGCTCGAGCTTTCGCATGGGGCTCGAGATGGCCGACATTCTCGGTGAGCTCAAGCTCGACCAGCCGGCGCTGGAGGCCGCGGTACTCTACCGGGCGGTGCGCGAACGGCTGATTGGCCTCGGGGAGGTCGAGAAGCGCTTCGGTCACGAGGTCGCCCGGCTGATCGACGGCGTCCTGCAGATGGCCGCCATCAGCACCTTCCAGGCGCCCAGTCAGGGCTTGATCCAGCATGACCAGCAGGACAACCTGCGCAAGATGCTGGTCAACCTGATCGATGACGTGCGCGTCGCCCTGATCAAGATCGCCGAGCGCACCTGCGCGCTGCGCCAGGTGCGCGATGCCCCGCGCGAGAAGCGCCTGCAGGTGGCCCGGGAGGTCTTCGACATCTATGCCCCCCTGGCGCATCGCCTGGGCATCGGACAGCTCAAGTGGGAGCTCGAGGACCTCTCCTTCCGCTACCTGCACGAGGAAGAGTACAAGACCATCGCCCGGCAGCTGGCCGAGAAGCGCCTGGACCGGGACCGCTACATCACCGAGGTGGTGGAGACCCTCAAGTCTCTGATGTCGGCCCAGGGGATCAGCCGCTACCAGGTCGATGGCCGCGCCAAGCACATTTACTCGATCTGGCGGAAGATGAAGCGCAAGCGCATCGACTTCTCCCAGGTCCACGACATCCGGGCGGTACGCATCCTGGTGCCCGAGGTGACCGACTGCTACACGGTGCTGGGCATCGTCCACTCGCGCTGGCATCACGTGCCCAACGAGTTCGACGACTACATCGCCAATCCCAAGAAGAATGGCTACCAGTCGCTGCACACCGCGGTGCTCGGCCCGGAGAACAAGGTGCTGGAGATCCAGATCCGCACCTTCGCCATGCACGAGGAGGCCGAACTCGGGGTCTGTGCGCACTGGCGCTACAAGGGTCACGATACCAGCGCGCGAAGCGCCAGCTACGAGGAGAAGATCGCCTGGCTGCGCCAGGTGCTGGAGTGGCACGAGGAGGTCGGCGACTTCGGCGACCTGCGCGAGGGGCTGACCAGCGACGTGGCCCCGGACCGTATCTATGTCTTCACGCCGGATGGCCACGTCATCGACCTGCCGCGGGTCGCCACGCCCATCGACTTCGCCTATCGGGTGCATACCGAGGTCGGGCATCGCTGCCGGGGGGCCAAGGTCAACGGGCGCATCGTGCCGCTCACCTACCGGCTCAAGACCGGCCAGCAGGTGGAGATCCTCACCGCCAGCAAGGGGGGGCCGAGTCGCGACTGGCTCAATCCCAACCTGGGCTATGTGCGCACCTCCCGGGCCCGCGCCAAGATCCAGTCCTGGTTCAAGCTCCAGGCCCGCGATCGCAACCTCGAGGAGGGCCGGGCGCTGTTCGAACGCGAGATGAAGCGGCTCGATATCGAGGACATGAACCTCACTCGCCTGGCCAACAAGGTCAACTATCCCACCCCGGACGACATGTATGCCGCCCTGGGGGCCGGGGACCTGCGCATCGGGCAGGTGCTGCACCAGGCGCAGCAGCTGTTCGGCGAGAGCGATGACCAGGAGCAGCTCGACCGCCTGCTGGCCAAGCCGCGCAAGGCCCCCGGCAAGGGCGCCGGCAGCGACATCACCGTGCTCGGCGTGGGCAACCTGAAGACCAGCATGGCCAACTGCTGCCACCCGGTGCCCGGCGAGCCCATCGTCGGCTTCATCACCCAGGGGCGCGGGGTCACCGTGCATCGTCAGGACTGCCCCAACATTCTCCAGCTGCGCCTCGACGAGCCCCAGCGGATCATCGAGGTGGAGTGGGGGGAGCGCGCCCGGACCCAGTACCCGGTGGACATCGAGGTCCAGGCCTGGGACCGCTCGGGCCTGCTGCGCGACGTCACCGGCGTGCTCAGCAACGACCGCGTCAACGTACTGTCCGTCAATACCCTCACCGACACCGACGACGGCATCGCCCGCATGTCCATCACCGTCGAGGTCGACGGCCTGGAGACCCTGGGGCGGCTCTTCTCGCGCATCCAGCAGCTGCCCAACGTCATCGAGGTGCGTCGCCTGCGCAGCGGCGGAAAGAAGGGCAAGGGAAAGAGGAGGGCCACATGA